The Alteromonas stellipolaris genome includes a region encoding these proteins:
- a CDS encoding chemotaxis protein CheV: protein MSNGVLSSVDQRTKLVGENRLELLMFQLGSRHIFAMNVFKIKEVINIPKFNSMPGSHQNLKGVMNYRGSAIPIIDIRQAIKMRGGSIGSDAHNVIITEYNRTVQGFIIGKVMNIVNTSWDTIQPPPSGMGKTNYLTAITQVEVQGKKEIVEIIDVEKVLAEIIDYDISISDKVLDKDIVNHFKDKKVLIVDDSSTARKQVRDTLEQLGITIIERKNGAEALALLQEWADAGKRPSDEILMMFTDAEMPEMDGYRLTSEVRNDPRMQDLFITLNTSLSGSFNDAMVEKVGCDRFISKFQPDMLVEVAQQRLRDFLSEN from the coding sequence ATGAGTAACGGCGTCCTTTCCTCAGTTGATCAGCGCACTAAGCTAGTGGGTGAAAATAGGCTTGAATTGCTGATGTTTCAGTTGGGTTCTCGTCACATCTTTGCTATGAATGTTTTCAAAATCAAAGAAGTTATCAACATTCCTAAATTTAATAGCATGCCTGGTTCTCACCAAAACCTTAAAGGTGTGATGAACTATCGAGGCAGTGCCATTCCTATCATTGATATACGTCAGGCGATTAAAATGCGCGGCGGTTCAATAGGTAGCGATGCACATAACGTTATCATTACAGAGTACAACCGAACTGTTCAGGGTTTCATTATTGGTAAAGTAATGAACATTGTGAATACGTCTTGGGATACTATCCAGCCGCCGCCCAGTGGAATGGGTAAAACTAATTACCTTACTGCCATCACACAAGTTGAAGTACAAGGTAAAAAAGAGATTGTTGAAATTATTGATGTGGAAAAAGTACTTGCCGAGATCATTGATTACGATATCTCTATTTCCGACAAAGTGCTTGATAAAGACATCGTTAATCACTTTAAAGACAAAAAAGTACTGATTGTTGATGATTCAAGCACGGCAAGAAAACAAGTTAGAGACACGCTAGAGCAATTAGGAATAACCATCATTGAGCGAAAAAATGGTGCTGAGGCATTAGCCTTACTTCAAGAGTGGGCGGATGCAGGTAAGCGCCCCAGTGATGAAATATTGATGATGTTTACCGATGCTGAAATGCCAGAGATGGATGGCTATAGATTAACATCGGAAGTACGAAATGACCCCAGAATGCAAGATCTCTTCATAACGCTAAACACCTCATTAAGCGGCAGCTTTAATGATGCTATGGTTGAAAAGGTAGGCTGCGACCGGTTTATATCCAAATTCCAACCCGATATGCTTGTCGAAGTAGCCCAACAACGACTTCGAGACTTCCTCTCAGAAAATTAG
- a CDS encoding glutathionylspermidine synthase family protein: MFRMPCQPRKGWQQLAGEFGFHFHTMYGEPYWDERAYYQFTLSQIEKDIEDPTAELHQMCLAVVDDVVNSEQLLTRFSIPEAHWDLVKDSWRNRDPSLYSRLDLVYSGKGPAKLLENNADTPTSLYESGFWQWLWLEQQVNAGVLARNADQFNSLQEKLVFRFGEIAQHYQVNQMHFSCCKDTEEDRGTVQYLQDCAQEAGIKSDFVFIEDIGLADTGVFTDLANAPITDCFKLYPWEFILREEFGNALADAKVNWLEPAWKSIISNKALLPLLWQKFKGHPNLLPAYFADDIPHNIPHDAIHGGKWVKKPLFSREGANISLIENGKESELSPGPYGEEGFIVQAFHPLPVFDGNHTLIGSWLVDDMPAGISVREDSNAITQDLSRYLPHIIL, from the coding sequence ATGTTTAGAATGCCATGCCAGCCACGCAAAGGTTGGCAGCAATTGGCCGGCGAATTTGGGTTCCACTTTCATACTATGTATGGCGAACCCTACTGGGATGAGCGCGCCTACTATCAATTTACTCTTTCTCAGATTGAAAAAGACATTGAAGATCCCACCGCAGAGCTTCATCAAATGTGCTTAGCTGTGGTTGATGATGTGGTTAATAGTGAGCAGTTACTCACCCGCTTTTCTATTCCTGAAGCCCACTGGGATTTAGTGAAAGACAGTTGGCGCAACCGCGACCCTAGCTTGTACTCCCGCCTAGATTTAGTTTATTCCGGCAAGGGCCCCGCAAAACTTCTTGAGAACAACGCCGATACGCCCACCAGCTTGTACGAGTCAGGCTTTTGGCAATGGCTGTGGTTAGAACAGCAAGTGAATGCGGGTGTATTAGCACGAAATGCAGATCAGTTTAATAGCTTGCAAGAAAAGTTAGTGTTTCGCTTTGGTGAAATAGCCCAGCATTATCAAGTGAATCAAATGCACTTTTCTTGCTGCAAAGACACAGAAGAAGATCGCGGTACGGTGCAGTATTTACAAGACTGCGCCCAAGAAGCCGGTATTAAAAGCGACTTTGTTTTTATTGAAGATATTGGTTTGGCAGATACTGGCGTATTTACCGACCTTGCCAATGCCCCCATTACCGATTGCTTTAAGCTCTATCCTTGGGAGTTTATTTTACGAGAAGAGTTCGGTAATGCCCTCGCCGATGCGAAAGTAAATTGGTTAGAGCCTGCGTGGAAGTCTATTATTTCAAACAAAGCATTACTGCCTTTGTTGTGGCAGAAATTTAAAGGCCATCCTAATTTACTGCCTGCCTATTTCGCCGACGATATTCCACATAATATCCCTCATGATGCGATACATGGTGGAAAGTGGGTGAAAAAGCCGTTATTTTCAAGAGAAGGCGCGAATATTTCATTGATTGAAAATGGAAAGGAATCGGAATTAAGTCCTGGCCCGTATGGAGAAGAAGGGTTTATTGTGCAAGCTTTTCACCCCCTCCCTGTGTTTGATGGAAACCATACACTCATCGGTAGTTGGTTGGTAGATGACATGCCTGCAGGTATTTCGGTACGCGAAGACAGCAATGCGATTACGCAAGACTTGTCTCGATATCTACCCCATATCATCTTGTAA
- a CDS encoding DUF350 domain-containing protein, with protein MDTIMDSLAGLDNFAVYFGLSIVFLFVFKLVYALVTPHDEWKLVKEEKNVAAAIGFGGAIVGFAIALASAATHSVAIVDFIIWAVVAIIAQSLAFALLRFTFMPKIAQRINENEVSAGVMLASMSIAVGLLNAACMTY; from the coding sequence ATGGACACTATTATGGACTCATTGGCAGGATTAGATAACTTTGCGGTGTATTTCGGCCTCTCAATTGTTTTCTTATTCGTCTTCAAACTTGTGTATGCCTTAGTTACCCCTCACGATGAGTGGAAACTGGTAAAAGAAGAGAAAAACGTAGCAGCTGCCATTGGTTTTGGCGGCGCGATTGTGGGTTTTGCCATTGCACTTGCTAGCGCAGCGACTCACTCAGTCGCCATTGTCGATTTCATTATTTGGGCTGTTGTCGCTATTATCGCGCAATCGTTAGCCTTTGCATTATTACGCTTCACTTTTATGCCTAAGATTGCACAGCGTATTAACGAAAATGAAGTCTCTGCAGGCGTAATGCTAGCCAGTATGTCTATTGCAGTGGGTTTATTAAATGCGGCATGCATGACCTATTAA
- the glsB gene encoding glutaminase B has product MLELLEAIFDEVKPMLGEGKVADYIPALASVDPHQFGIAICDIEGRITSIGDADVPFSIQSISKVFNLVLAMNHYGEDMWERVGCEPSGLPFNSLVQLEYEDGIPRNPFINAGALVVSDMTQSRFASPHIGMRDFVRRLSCNDNIFANKVVADSEFEHRARNAAMAYLMKAYNNFENEVEDVLHSYFNNCALEMSCVDLARATNFLANRGYSICADEQVLSPDQNRQVNALLATSGMYDEAGSFAFKVGLPGKSGVGGGVIAVVPGRFSICVFSPALNAVGNSHLGVAALTSLSKRINWSVY; this is encoded by the coding sequence ATGCTTGAACTGTTAGAAGCCATTTTTGATGAAGTAAAACCTATGCTAGGAGAGGGGAAAGTCGCAGACTATATTCCTGCGCTAGCCAGTGTAGACCCTCATCAATTTGGCATTGCCATTTGTGATATAGAAGGGCGCATTACATCAATTGGTGATGCCGACGTGCCTTTTTCTATTCAAAGTATATCCAAAGTTTTCAACTTAGTGCTTGCTATGAATCACTATGGCGAAGATATGTGGGAACGGGTGGGCTGTGAACCGTCGGGTCTGCCTTTTAACTCGCTAGTGCAGTTGGAGTATGAAGATGGTATACCACGAAACCCGTTTATTAATGCGGGGGCATTAGTGGTTAGTGACATGACACAGTCTCGTTTCGCCTCACCTCATATTGGTATGCGAGATTTTGTTAGGCGCCTATCCTGCAACGATAATATTTTTGCCAATAAAGTGGTTGCTGACTCTGAATTTGAGCACCGAGCTAGAAATGCAGCAATGGCCTATTTAATGAAAGCCTACAACAATTTCGAAAATGAAGTTGAAGATGTATTGCATAGCTACTTTAACAACTGCGCATTGGAAATGAGTTGTGTTGATTTAGCGCGCGCCACAAACTTTTTAGCTAATAGAGGCTACTCTATTTGTGCCGATGAACAGGTACTAAGCCCAGACCAAAACCGTCAAGTGAACGCATTGTTAGCTACAAGCGGTATGTATGACGAAGCGGGGAGTTTTGCCTTTAAGGTTGGCTTACCGGGGAAAAGCGGGGTTGGCGGGGGAGTGATTGCCGTAGTACCTGGTCGCTTTTCTATTTGTGTGTTCTCTCCTGCGCTAAACGCGGTAGGGAATTCCCATTTAGGTGTTGCTGCGCTTACTTCATTGAGCAAGCGCATTAATTGGTCGGTTTACTGA
- a CDS encoding DUF2170 family protein, producing the protein MSWDLESIESLFKGHDDFVVTREENCLLIANQDGIDAWLAISGEQILVETLLFASSEVKNKAALDHEILSTHMLFPLTTVGISTVGDEEYYVAFGALSAQSKSESIVIEVETLFQNVASFLDAYETHLS; encoded by the coding sequence ATGAGTTGGGATCTAGAGAGCATCGAATCTTTGTTTAAAGGGCACGATGACTTTGTGGTGACGCGTGAGGAAAACTGTTTACTCATTGCGAATCAAGACGGTATAGACGCGTGGCTAGCTATAAGCGGCGAGCAAATTTTAGTAGAAACCTTATTGTTTGCTTCATCTGAAGTGAAAAACAAAGCGGCTTTAGATCACGAGATTTTATCTACCCACATGCTGTTCCCATTAACCACGGTAGGCATTTCGACTGTTGGTGACGAAGAGTACTACGTTGCCTTTGGTGCCCTCAGTGCACAGTCGAAGTCAGAAAGTATTGTGATTGAAGTAGAAACACTGTTTCAGAACGTCGCATCATTTTTAGATGCCTACGAAACACACCTTAGTTAA
- a CDS encoding rhomboid family intramembrane serine protease, with product MKPLSFQLRVLLTLGAFLIVIEIVNLVTGNSLNQFGVYPRSLSHLPFIFTAPFLHGTPSHLMANFIPLLLFMWLTMQWGKRTFLIATASALIIGGLGVWIFGRSAMHIGASGMVYGYFGFLVLAGFKSKKIKYLLISIIVAIVYGGMLVGILPTSRFISFEYHLFGFLGGLFAAWHWAR from the coding sequence ATGAAGCCACTGTCTTTTCAACTTCGCGTGTTACTTACCTTAGGCGCATTTCTCATTGTCATTGAGATAGTGAACTTAGTAACTGGAAACAGCTTAAATCAGTTTGGTGTATATCCACGCTCGTTGTCTCACTTGCCCTTTATCTTCACAGCCCCCTTCTTACACGGTACGCCGTCGCATTTAATGGCTAACTTTATCCCTTTGTTATTGTTTATGTGGCTTACCATGCAGTGGGGAAAGCGCACCTTCCTCATCGCCACCGCAAGTGCATTGATTATTGGCGGCCTGGGCGTGTGGATTTTTGGTCGTAGCGCTATGCATATTGGCGCAAGTGGTATGGTTTACGGCTACTTCGGCTTCTTAGTTTTAGCCGGCTTTAAAAGCAAAAAAATCAAATACCTACTTATTTCTATTATTGTTGCCATCGTTTATGGCGGAATGTTGGTAGGTATATTGCCAACCTCTAGGTTTATTTCATTTGAATATCATCTATTTGGCTTTTTAGGTGGGTTATTTGCCGCTTGGCACTGGGCACGCTGA
- a CDS encoding DUF1190 family protein: MTNSNKSQAEQDEMMDSQSGVATSRKRSSGINLSRMRKSYALKPLAIGIASVFLSACGEEKQDAQIYTSLEDCKRDFPDAVERCDAAYKTATEEAMRTSPRFNSEYDCEYEFGANQCRTVNTNSGSVFMPFMAGFMVSQLLSPNRYYSQPLYTSYSPYSSYRSRWVTADGNVFSGDIRKRNYKVGSDTLKPKPTVNRTMKRGGFGSSVRAKSSWGSSSRKGSWGG; this comes from the coding sequence ATGACAAATTCTAATAAATCACAGGCCGAACAAGACGAAATGATGGATAGCCAATCAGGTGTAGCCACCAGCCGTAAACGTAGCTCAGGTATCAACCTTTCTCGTATGCGCAAAAGTTACGCGTTAAAGCCTCTGGCTATTGGTATTGCCAGTGTTTTTTTGAGTGCTTGCGGTGAAGAGAAACAAGACGCACAAATTTATACTTCATTGGAAGACTGTAAGCGAGATTTCCCTGATGCGGTAGAACGCTGTGATGCAGCTTATAAAACCGCGACAGAAGAAGCGATGCGCACCAGCCCTCGCTTCAATAGCGAATACGATTGTGAGTACGAATTTGGAGCCAACCAATGTCGTACGGTAAATACCAATTCGGGTAGTGTATTTATGCCCTTCATGGCCGGCTTCATGGTGAGCCAGTTATTATCACCAAATCGCTATTATTCACAGCCGCTCTATACCTCATATTCCCCCTACTCTTCTTATCGTTCTCGTTGGGTTACCGCCGATGGTAACGTCTTTAGTGGTGATATTCGCAAACGCAATTACAAAGTGGGCTCAGATACACTAAAACCTAAACCTACGGTAAACCGCACCATGAAACGCGGCGGTTTCGGTAGCAGTGTTAGGGCAAAATCGTCGTGGGGAAGTAGCTCACGCAAAGGAAGTTGGGGCGGGTAA
- a CDS encoding VC0807 family protein — protein MAEVQSQQKNQGFFGNLAFNIIIPVVLMSYASSEDYLGPEWSIVAALAFPIGYGLWDLKESGKVNGFSVLGIISVLLTGGFSLLKLPAEYIAIKEAAIPAAIGLAVLITQYTEKPLVKMLILNDQIINWPHLNRVLDEQNKQALFKRKVAVSSYIVASSFFLSSALNYILAKVILVSEPGTTAYTEELGRMTALSYPVIVIPSMILLITALWYLFSQIKKITGEELDDFINQ, from the coding sequence ATGGCAGAAGTACAATCTCAGCAAAAAAATCAGGGCTTTTTCGGCAACCTTGCTTTCAACATTATTATACCCGTGGTGTTAATGAGCTATGCTAGCTCTGAAGACTATTTAGGCCCAGAATGGAGTATCGTCGCAGCACTCGCTTTCCCCATAGGTTACGGACTATGGGATTTAAAAGAATCAGGCAAAGTAAACGGATTTTCTGTTTTAGGTATTATCAGTGTATTGCTGACTGGCGGCTTTAGTTTGTTAAAACTACCTGCCGAGTATATTGCCATTAAAGAAGCGGCTATTCCTGCTGCTATTGGTTTAGCAGTATTAATCACCCAATACACTGAAAAGCCGCTGGTCAAAATGCTGATCTTAAACGACCAAATTATAAACTGGCCTCACTTGAACCGCGTACTTGATGAACAAAACAAACAGGCTTTGTTTAAACGCAAAGTCGCAGTAAGTTCATACATTGTGGCCAGCTCGTTCTTTTTATCTTCCGCCTTAAACTATATTTTGGCTAAAGTGATTTTAGTAAGCGAGCCAGGCACTACGGCGTATACCGAAGAGCTAGGCCGAATGACTGCGTTGAGCTACCCAGTCATTGTTATCCCTAGCATGATTTTGCTTATTACTGCATTATGGTATTTATTCAGCCAGATTAAGAAGATCACTGGCGAAGAGTTGGATGATTTTATTAATCAGTAA
- a CDS encoding potassium channel family protein has protein sequence MSQWTKLRKIMLQYFAESRWYTILGATAFYGVSSYWLLYAANENALIAQADFIYWLAVTASTVGYGDLSPNTSAGKLIVAFYVIPLGLSIFAMVIGRIAAWVSGQWRKGVMGMTSLHVSKHILVIGWNEQRTMLLLNLLLQEREDMTERPDIVLCVKADITNPMPGIIEFVKVDSFNKDDDMDRACIDSAQTILIDNPQDDVTMTTALYCSKRNPQAHQVAYFNDDSLVGLLQEHCPKVECTPSVAVEMLAKAAFDPGSSMLHHDLLSVDEGQAQFSVKIPSDSPSISVAKLFMNLKRRHDAIFIGYAPGGQVKEMVVNPPLESTLAPGDTLFYIADRRINAINWPSLDAE, from the coding sequence ATGTCTCAATGGACAAAACTGCGCAAAATAATGTTGCAGTATTTCGCCGAGTCTCGTTGGTACACCATTTTAGGCGCAACTGCTTTTTATGGGGTCAGTAGTTATTGGCTTTTATATGCTGCCAATGAAAATGCGTTAATTGCACAAGCAGACTTTATTTATTGGTTAGCAGTCACTGCATCTACCGTTGGTTATGGCGACTTATCGCCCAACACATCAGCGGGCAAACTCATCGTTGCATTTTACGTTATACCGCTAGGACTCAGTATTTTTGCCATGGTGATTGGCCGAATTGCAGCTTGGGTATCTGGACAATGGAGAAAAGGGGTAATGGGCATGACAAGCCTTCACGTTAGTAAACATATTTTAGTGATTGGTTGGAATGAACAGCGCACCATGCTGCTGCTCAATTTATTACTGCAAGAACGAGAAGACATGACCGAGCGGCCTGACATTGTCTTGTGTGTAAAAGCCGACATTACCAACCCCATGCCCGGCATCATTGAGTTTGTAAAAGTAGACTCGTTTAATAAAGATGATGATATGGACAGAGCCTGTATAGATTCAGCGCAAACTATTTTGATCGACAATCCGCAAGACGATGTGACCATGACCACCGCACTGTATTGTTCAAAGCGAAATCCACAAGCCCATCAAGTGGCTTATTTTAACGATGATAGCCTAGTCGGTTTACTACAAGAGCATTGCCCGAAAGTGGAATGCACACCCAGTGTGGCCGTTGAAATGCTAGCCAAAGCAGCGTTTGACCCAGGCTCTAGTATGCTGCATCACGACTTACTTAGCGTTGATGAAGGCCAAGCCCAATTTTCAGTAAAAATTCCTAGCGATAGCCCAAGTATTTCAGTCGCCAAATTATTTATGAACTTAAAGCGTCGACACGATGCCATATTCATTGGTTACGCCCCTGGCGGACAAGTTAAAGAGATGGTGGTGAACCCACCATTAGAGTCGACGTTAGCACCAGGCGATACCTTATTTTACATTGCCGACAGGCGTATCAATGCTATTAACTGGCCATCGTTAGACGCCGAATAG
- a CDS encoding alkaline phosphatase, with translation MIYSKRKLLTTLTLCGSLCVLSGCGSTSNESAQKTVAQNSAPKNIIMVVADGMGPAFTTAYRNYVDDKNTPEVDAVVFDDILMGNASTYPAPVSGFVTDSAAAATALASGVKSYNGAVGVDVDKKPVKSVMYYAKLKGMRTGLAVTSQIVHATPAAYIAHNESRQNYNAIADDFFDVRVNGELVADVMLGGGTDYFEREDRNIIGEFIDAGYEYTDTYNRLATVPKGSNVLGLFAPVALPAMLDDSRDNRLKYLTEHAIKHLENDNGYFLLIEASQVDWAGHANDIASAMAEMQDLAYTIEFLKTYVQAHPDTLVVLTADHSTGGLTIGARGDYSWSPEYLNNLQASLGTIAKNMVEQDNPGEYVATTFGFDVTDEEIATFDSIAQQDVKARFNALKVFLDNKTNTGWTTSGHTGVDVEVFAFGAGHSDFMGQIDNTDIAKKIFNFIDKRNTTTQGISTNVELIKATDKKDATNTSCDFKENWRCD, from the coding sequence ATGATTTATAGTAAACGCAAACTATTAACCACCTTAACACTATGCGGCTCGCTTTGTGTATTGTCTGGGTGTGGCTCTACATCAAATGAAAGTGCGCAAAAGACAGTCGCGCAAAACTCAGCACCTAAAAATATTATCATGGTGGTCGCTGATGGAATGGGGCCTGCTTTCACTACGGCTTACCGTAACTATGTTGATGATAAAAATACCCCTGAAGTAGATGCGGTAGTATTCGATGATATTCTGATGGGTAATGCATCCACTTACCCAGCTCCAGTATCAGGTTTTGTAACCGATTCAGCTGCTGCGGCCACCGCATTAGCGTCTGGTGTGAAATCTTATAACGGTGCAGTTGGCGTTGATGTAGATAAAAAGCCGGTTAAATCGGTTATGTATTACGCCAAATTGAAAGGCATGCGGACAGGTTTAGCGGTTACCTCACAAATTGTTCACGCTACGCCAGCGGCTTATATTGCACACAACGAAAGTCGTCAGAACTACAATGCCATCGCCGACGATTTTTTCGATGTGCGCGTAAATGGTGAGCTTGTTGCTGATGTAATGCTAGGTGGCGGTACTGATTATTTTGAACGCGAAGATCGCAATATCATTGGTGAGTTCATCGATGCCGGTTATGAATATACTGATACCTACAACCGTTTAGCTACTGTGCCTAAAGGCAGCAATGTATTGGGCTTATTTGCACCGGTAGCTTTACCTGCCATGCTGGACGACAGCCGCGACAATCGCCTTAAATACTTAACAGAACATGCAATCAAGCACCTAGAAAACGACAATGGGTACTTCTTGTTGATTGAAGCCAGCCAAGTAGACTGGGCGGGTCACGCCAATGATATCGCATCGGCGATGGCTGAAATGCAAGACCTCGCCTACACCATAGAATTCTTAAAGACTTATGTGCAAGCGCACCCAGATACCTTGGTTGTTTTAACGGCTGATCACAGTACTGGCGGTTTAACCATAGGTGCTAGAGGTGACTATAGCTGGAGCCCAGAGTATTTAAATAATCTGCAAGCGTCACTGGGTACTATAGCCAAGAATATGGTTGAGCAAGATAATCCAGGTGAATATGTTGCAACGACTTTTGGTTTTGATGTTACCGATGAAGAAATTGCCACGTTCGACAGCATTGCGCAGCAAGATGTAAAAGCGCGCTTTAATGCCTTGAAAGTATTTTTAGACAATAAAACCAATACAGGCTGGACAACATCAGGTCATACCGGTGTCGATGTAGAAGTATTCGCGTTCGGCGCTGGGCATAGTGATTTTATGGGGCAAATAGACAATACGGATATCGCTAAGAAGATTTTTAACTTCATTGATAAACGTAATACGACTACCCAAGGTATCTCAACAAATGTTGAGTTAATAAAAGCAACTGATAAAAAAGACGCGACCAACACAAGTTGTGACTTTAAAGAAAATTGGCGTTGTGATTAA
- a CDS encoding YjfK family protein — translation MFSKLFKKKAPEKPKAPEVMGLYLGGSFELDNLKLSLLEPSLTIEGAARSQLIQAVGEAPLDTGGTLLRFYTDDDAFLQVVLDGGLTENHITDVKLWHFYSTETIGSEQQWKSCVNTLISQPTYTLDGKVFKRVWEAVGAESPPVAVTETTYEEDEDISTTDQFMMLYEREIENDRVESLLVAGEEKIVGSNFDRCLVISTGFDVEPADITING, via the coding sequence GTGTTTAGTAAATTATTTAAGAAAAAAGCGCCCGAGAAACCTAAAGCCCCAGAAGTGATGGGCTTATACCTAGGTGGTTCATTCGAGCTAGATAATTTAAAGCTGTCGCTACTAGAGCCATCGCTCACGATAGAAGGCGCTGCACGTTCACAACTTATTCAAGCCGTTGGCGAAGCCCCGCTTGATACAGGCGGTACTTTACTGCGTTTTTACACTGATGATGACGCTTTTCTGCAGGTTGTGTTAGATGGCGGGCTTACAGAAAACCATATAACAGACGTGAAGCTATGGCATTTTTATAGCACTGAAACCATTGGCAGTGAGCAACAATGGAAATCATGCGTTAATACCCTGATTAGCCAACCGACTTATACCCTTGATGGCAAAGTATTTAAACGAGTTTGGGAAGCGGTAGGGGCTGAATCACCGCCTGTGGCAGTGACAGAAACCACCTACGAAGAAGATGAAGATATCAGCACAACTGATCAGTTTATGATGCTCTACGAACGAGAGATAGAAAATGATAGAGTGGAGTCATTACTGGTGGCGGGTGAAGAAAAGATAGTGGGAAGTAATTTTGACCGCTGCCTAGTTATTTCCACTGGGTTTGATGTAGAGCCCGCAGACATTACGATAAACGGTTAA
- a CDS encoding PspA/IM30 family protein, whose protein sequence is MSVWKKLVTAVKGGANEAAQSVVDSQAIRILEQEIREAKEELRKSDHARTQILAKCKLSQQKVDSFNSSIAEYEAHARKAIDNDRQLALDCAQKVSELKEEQAQEQAYLDQFQQSEKQLAQNIQQAKANLRRLEQQVDMVKATESVQKAQVAVSSRHMGANSKMKTATESLSRIQDKQKMRNAELQAAEELATEESSSDLEKRLSEAGIKGGKTSADDELARILGK, encoded by the coding sequence ATGTCAGTTTGGAAAAAATTAGTTACTGCAGTAAAGGGTGGTGCCAACGAAGCGGCACAGTCGGTAGTAGATAGCCAAGCTATCCGTATTCTGGAGCAAGAAATCAGAGAAGCTAAAGAAGAGTTACGTAAATCTGATCATGCAAGAACGCAGATTTTAGCGAAATGTAAGTTGTCTCAACAAAAAGTAGATAGCTTTAATTCATCCATTGCTGAATATGAAGCGCATGCACGAAAAGCCATTGATAACGATCGCCAGTTAGCCCTGGATTGTGCTCAGAAAGTGTCTGAATTGAAAGAAGAACAAGCGCAAGAACAAGCGTATCTTGATCAGTTCCAACAATCAGAGAAGCAATTGGCACAGAATATCCAACAAGCAAAAGCGAACTTGCGCCGTTTAGAGCAGCAAGTGGATATGGTGAAAGCCACTGAAAGTGTACAAAAAGCGCAAGTTGCTGTTTCATCTCGCCACATGGGCGCGAACAGCAAAATGAAAACCGCAACGGAATCGCTTTCACGCATTCAAGATAAGCAGAAGATGCGTAACGCTGAACTTCAAGCGGCAGAAGAACTTGCCACTGAAGAGTCGAGCAGCGATTTAGAAAAGCGCCTCTCAGAAGCCGGTATTAAAGGGGGCAAAACCTCAGCCGATGATGAGCTTGCTCGTATTTTAGGCAAATAA